In Kordiimonas sp. SCSIO 12610, the following are encoded in one genomic region:
- a CDS encoding sigma-54 dependent transcriptional regulator, whose product MALDILIIDDEEDIRELVAGILEDEGYDTRTAKDSDTGLSEIEARLPSLLILDVWLQGSKLDGLELLELLKSRYKELPVVVISGHGNIETAVAAIKKGAYDFIEKPFEADQLILTIQRATEAERLRRENEELKKKTAYTVDLTGRSSAINTIRQSIEKVAMTNSRILIQGAPGAGKEVVARQIHARSHRSNGNFIVVAAASMEPHRMEEELFGVEQNGGVVKTGLFEKSHGGTLFIDEVADMPLPTQAKILRALTDQSFERVNGNTRVRVDVRVISATSRSLLGEIEQGRFREDLFHRLNVVPLMMPSLAERREDIPMLTQYFLDTLAAATGRAKLLVSEDAMAALQAYDWPGNVRQLKNIIERVVIMGPEKDQNDIGVDQLPMEIRSGSSSFLHNNSDNAIMSTPLREARESFEREYLKVQINRFSGNISRTAAFIGMERSALHRKLKSLGLNSNERSPSPENAE is encoded by the coding sequence ATGGCGCTTGATATTCTTATCATTGATGATGAGGAAGATATTCGTGAACTAGTAGCGGGTATTCTTGAGGATGAAGGATACGACACCCGTACCGCCAAAGATAGTGATACAGGGCTTTCTGAAATTGAAGCAAGATTACCTTCGCTTTTGATATTAGACGTTTGGCTTCAAGGCAGTAAGCTCGATGGTTTAGAGTTATTGGAATTATTAAAATCTAGATATAAAGAATTACCCGTCGTTGTTATCAGTGGTCATGGAAATATTGAAACCGCTGTTGCTGCAATTAAGAAGGGTGCTTACGACTTTATCGAGAAGCCATTTGAAGCTGATCAGTTGATCCTTACGATACAGCGCGCGACCGAGGCAGAGCGTTTGCGCCGTGAAAATGAAGAACTCAAGAAAAAAACAGCCTATACGGTTGATTTAACGGGGAGGTCATCGGCGATAAACACAATTCGACAGTCCATAGAAAAGGTGGCAATGACGAATAGCCGTATCTTAATTCAAGGCGCACCTGGCGCTGGCAAGGAAGTTGTTGCTCGTCAAATCCATGCTAGATCACATAGATCGAACGGTAATTTTATCGTGGTTGCTGCTGCATCTATGGAACCCCATAGAATGGAAGAAGAGCTTTTCGGTGTAGAACAAAATGGCGGGGTTGTTAAAACCGGACTTTTTGAAAAGTCACATGGGGGAACTCTATTTATTGACGAAGTCGCCGATATGCCACTCCCAACACAGGCAAAAATCCTACGGGCACTTACTGACCAATCGTTTGAGCGCGTCAATGGGAATACACGCGTTCGTGTGGATGTCCGTGTAATTTCTGCGACCAGTCGTTCCTTACTGGGGGAAATTGAGCAAGGCCGTTTTCGCGAAGACCTGTTCCATAGGTTAAATGTCGTGCCTTTGATGATGCCATCTTTGGCAGAGCGCCGCGAAGATATTCCAATGTTAACCCAGTATTTTCTGGATACCTTGGCTGCGGCCACCGGGCGCGCAAAACTATTAGTCTCCGAAGATGCAATGGCTGCGTTGCAAGCATATGATTGGCCGGGCAACGTACGGCAACTAAAGAATATTATCGAACGAGTTGTCATAATGGGACCTGAAAAGGACCAGAATGATATTGGTGTAGATCAATTGCCGATGGAAATCCGTTCTGGTTCAAGCAGTTTTCTACATAATAATTCCGATAATGCTATTATGTCGACCCCGCTTCGGGAGGCACGCGAGTCATTTGAAAGAGAATATTTAAAGGTTCAGATCAATCGCTTTAGCGGCAATATTTCAAGAACTGCCGCTTTCATCGGAATGGAACGATCCGCGTTGCACAGAAAGCTTAAGTCATTGGGGTTAAATAGTAACGAACGATCGCCATCACCTGAAAATGCTGAATAG
- the hfq gene encoding RNA chaperone Hfq: MSEKNQNLQDVFLNSVRKTKTSVTVFLVNGVKLQGVITWFDNFCVLLRRDGHSQLVYKHAISTIMPSGPLQLFEPEKDLEG, translated from the coding sequence ATGTCAGAAAAAAATCAGAATCTACAGGACGTTTTTCTGAATTCAGTCAGAAAAACCAAAACTTCCGTCACTGTTTTCCTTGTGAATGGCGTTAAATTACAAGGTGTTATCACATGGTTTGATAACTTTTGTGTACTCTTACGTCGTGACGGTCACTCACAGCTTGTCTACAAGCATGCGATCTCAACAATTATGCCTTCTGGTCCTTTGCAATTGTTTGAGCCTGAGAAAGACTTAGAGGGTTAA
- the trkA gene encoding Trk system potassium transporter TrkA, translated as MKVIVCGAGQVGFNIAKYLAEQQNDVTVIDRSPELIRKISESLDVKAVVGHASDPQQLEVAGADDTEMLIAVTISDEVNMVACQVAHSVFNIPTKIARIRNQVYLKPKWRDLFSRSHLPIDVIISPELEVARALLRRIEVPGAFNMMPFVDGKVRVIGLLLDDNCPVINTPLRQLTELFPKLLTTVVGVVRGDKIFVPRSDDTLHVGDAIYIAVDTSLTERAMAVFGHEEKSAQRTIIVGGGNVGMFLAQLLEEHSPSMNLKVIEYNQDRANYVAEKLNSTIVINGDALDREILQQANIEQTDTIISVADDDEVNILSSLLAKQQGCQRSITLMNNPIYANLVNSIGIDVALDPREMTVSSILRHVRRGRIRDLHSICDGHAEVIEAEVIAGADIAGKKIGELRMHSDVRFGLIVRDGETIVPHADTQLEPGDRVVLVALLEAVKKIEQLFSARVEMF; from the coding sequence ATGAAAGTTATTGTTTGTGGTGCCGGGCAGGTTGGTTTCAATATTGCCAAATATCTCGCAGAACAACAGAACGATGTGACTGTTATCGACAGATCACCTGAACTGATCAGAAAGATCAGTGAATCCCTTGATGTAAAGGCGGTTGTTGGCCACGCTTCTGATCCTCAGCAATTGGAAGTTGCTGGTGCTGACGATACAGAGATGCTGATCGCAGTTACCATATCGGATGAAGTGAATATGGTTGCTTGTCAGGTTGCGCATTCGGTTTTCAATATACCCACTAAAATTGCCCGTATTCGTAATCAGGTTTATTTAAAGCCAAAATGGCGTGATTTGTTTTCCCGCAGTCATTTGCCCATCGATGTGATCATATCACCGGAACTTGAAGTGGCGAGGGCGTTATTACGCCGAATTGAGGTGCCAGGCGCCTTTAATATGATGCCCTTCGTCGATGGAAAAGTAAGAGTGATCGGCTTATTGCTTGATGATAATTGTCCAGTCATCAATACACCACTTCGACAGCTGACAGAATTGTTTCCGAAACTGTTAACGACGGTGGTAGGGGTTGTACGCGGAGACAAAATATTTGTCCCACGTAGTGATGATACGCTGCACGTTGGTGACGCCATATATATAGCGGTAGATACCTCATTGACCGAGCGGGCGATGGCGGTTTTTGGTCATGAAGAAAAATCGGCTCAGCGGACCATAATCGTCGGCGGCGGTAATGTTGGGATGTTTCTTGCGCAATTGCTTGAGGAGCATAGCCCAAGCATGAATTTAAAAGTCATCGAGTATAATCAGGACCGGGCGAACTATGTTGCGGAAAAATTGAACTCAACAATTGTTATCAACGGTGATGCCCTTGACAGGGAAATTCTGCAACAAGCCAATATTGAACAAACAGACACAATAATTTCTGTGGCCGATGATGATGAAGTGAATATTTTATCGTCACTGCTTGCGAAACAACAAGGGTGCCAACGTTCAATAACTTTGATGAATAATCCGATATATGCAAATCTCGTTAATTCGATTGGTATTGATGTTGCCCTCGACCCGCGTGAAATGACGGTTTCTTCTATTCTCAGGCATGTTAGGCGCGGCCGTATCCGGGATTTACACAGTATTTGTGACGGACACGCTGAGGTTATCGAAGCCGAGGTGATAGCCGGCGCTGATATTGCTGGTAAAAAGATTGGTGAACTTCGGATGCATAGTGATGTTCGATTTGGTTTGATCGTCAGGGACGGGGAAACAATTGTACCGCACGCTGACACCCAATTAGAGCCGGGTGATAGGGTTGTATTGGTAGCGTTACTGGAAGCAGTGAAAAAGATCGAGCAGCTATTCTCCGCCAGAGTAGAAATGTTCTAA
- a CDS encoding potassium transporter TrkG, which produces MLSVTLLEIIPLAFSYIYSEAAVSAAFSASIFFSLLIGGGLFLGFRSSAQVRTPALTIGLPIVGSLSIAFVAGLPFFFMFPERGIYAAFYEGVSMLTTNGASAYVGNIEGFKSLIIWQALMVWLGGFIAIAYTLSILTALNSGGIQLHRSSLPFGESDIGYPRLISIFKTLSNLYVFITSICCLLLLIGGLGFFDAVIFSMITISTSGLTSFNGGVVQGTMPQIIIAIFLVVGMMNWDFLYSRLRSRDLAIFDHFEFKSIVGIIILSSVLLFFQLDGDNRLWNAIFLAISALSTSGIGVANDVFSEGHALPVAIIVIFLAGLGGAAASTTGGLKQIRLGILLTLANAELKRLAHPNSIRVFKYNNEPIQLRDMEAVWLAVGGFVLTMAIGCLVLAIFAVEFKHAVALTFSALTLSGPVVFMIDPNFYGFSGLQDVDYAILSILMIVGRIEVSVIFALLAKAFWRS; this is translated from the coding sequence GTGCTTTCTGTCACCTTACTGGAGATCATACCACTTGCATTTTCATATATTTACAGCGAAGCAGCGGTTTCAGCGGCTTTTAGCGCTTCGATTTTCTTTTCGTTACTTATTGGCGGGGGATTGTTCCTTGGTTTCCGCTCAAGCGCGCAAGTCCGAACGCCAGCGCTAACTATAGGGTTGCCAATTGTTGGAAGCCTTTCTATTGCGTTTGTTGCTGGGTTGCCTTTTTTCTTTATGTTTCCCGAACGCGGTATTTACGCGGCGTTTTACGAGGGCGTTTCGATGCTTACAACAAACGGAGCTAGCGCCTACGTAGGTAATATAGAGGGCTTTAAGTCACTAATAATATGGCAGGCATTAATGGTATGGCTGGGTGGATTTATTGCTATTGCATACACACTTTCTATCCTAACGGCTTTAAATAGTGGGGGGATTCAGCTTCATAGATCAAGCTTACCATTTGGCGAGAGTGATATCGGCTATCCTCGTTTGATCTCGATTTTCAAAACACTTTCAAACCTTTATGTCTTCATCACATCGATTTGCTGCCTGCTGCTTTTGATTGGTGGGTTGGGTTTTTTCGATGCTGTGATTTTCAGTATGATTACGATTAGCACGTCAGGCCTGACGAGTTTCAATGGCGGCGTCGTTCAGGGAACTATGCCACAGATCATTATCGCGATTTTCCTTGTTGTTGGCATGATGAATTGGGATTTTCTATATAGTCGGTTACGCAGCCGCGATTTGGCAATTTTTGATCATTTTGAATTTAAGTCGATCGTTGGCATTATTATCCTTAGTAGTGTGTTGCTTTTCTTTCAACTCGATGGTGACAATAGGCTCTGGAACGCGATCTTTCTTGCGATCTCGGCGTTATCAACCTCTGGAATTGGGGTTGCTAACGATGTTTTCAGTGAAGGCCATGCTTTACCAGTAGCGATAATCGTAATCTTTCTAGCGGGGCTCGGCGGTGCAGCGGCAAGTACAACGGGCGGATTAAAACAAATTCGTTTAGGAATATTGTTGACGCTTGCTAACGCAGAATTAAAAAGACTTGCGCACCCAAATAGTATCAGGGTTTTTAAATATAATAATGAGCCTATACAGCTTCGTGACATGGAAGCTGTCTGGCTAGCAGTTGGTGGTTTTGTTTTAACGATGGCCATTGGGTGTTTGGTGCTCGCAATTTTTGCTGTTGAATTCAAACATGCGGTTGCGCTTACATTCTCTGCGTTGACCTTGTCTGGACCGGTTGTTTTTATGATTGATCCAAATTTCTATGGATTTTCTGGCCTTCAAGACGTTGATTACGCCATTCTTTCCATATTGATGATAGTGGGCCGAATAGAAGTTTCGGTAATTTTTGCGTTACTTGCTAAAGCTTTTTGGCGAAGTTAA
- the hflX gene encoding GTPase HflX — MTDKTDALHQNGGGWSTDGLGYLQKKVAKQRVFVLYPYSKTQLDSASFARSPDARLEEAIGLAAAIDVELLGGAAVPLRSIKPSTYIGQGKIDELVQEIKIQEIDLIVFDCELSPIQQRNLEKELKCKIIDRTALILEIFGARASTKEGELQVELAHLTYQRSRLVRSWTHLERQRGGMGFMGGPGETQIESDRRIISDRITRIKRQLDNVTRTRTLHRSRRQKAPYPIVALVGYTNAGKSTLFNRLTNAEVMAEDMLFATLDPTMRSVELPSGRKAIFSDTVGFISELPTSLVAAFRATLEEVLEADIIIHVRDASHPDTDIQRHDVELVLKELGVDIESETVGTPIIEALNKLDLLSEDQRLELENREYRLPDYCVISGLTGQGCEGLIGAIDEILSKADQHLTLHIPYSDGATQAWLHANANIIKEEVGDDGITYEFTVDPIAWARLDYKAD, encoded by the coding sequence ATGACAGATAAAACTGACGCGCTCCATCAAAATGGTGGGGGGTGGTCTACAGACGGACTTGGTTACCTGCAAAAGAAGGTTGCCAAGCAACGTGTGTTTGTCCTGTATCCATATTCAAAGACACAGTTAGACTCTGCATCCTTTGCACGGTCACCTGACGCGCGCCTTGAAGAGGCTATTGGGTTGGCTGCAGCAATTGATGTAGAATTGTTGGGCGGGGCTGCCGTTCCGTTGCGTTCAATCAAACCGTCGACATATATTGGTCAGGGCAAGATTGATGAGCTTGTTCAGGAAATCAAAATACAGGAAATCGACCTGATTGTTTTTGATTGTGAATTATCGCCAATCCAGCAACGTAACCTCGAAAAAGAGCTAAAATGCAAGATCATTGATCGTACTGCGCTTATTCTGGAGATTTTTGGCGCGCGTGCGAGCACGAAAGAGGGTGAGCTTCAGGTAGAACTGGCCCATTTAACCTATCAGCGATCAAGACTTGTTCGTTCATGGACGCACTTGGAACGTCAGCGAGGTGGGATGGGTTTTATGGGCGGCCCTGGGGAAACACAGATTGAATCTGACCGCAGGATTATTTCTGATCGTATCACACGGATTAAACGTCAGCTTGATAATGTGACACGCACGAGGACGCTGCATCGCTCTCGAAGGCAAAAGGCTCCGTACCCAATAGTGGCGCTCGTTGGGTATACCAATGCCGGTAAATCTACTTTGTTTAATCGATTGACGAACGCAGAAGTCATGGCCGAAGATATGCTATTTGCGACCCTTGACCCAACAATGCGGTCGGTTGAGTTGCCAAGCGGTCGGAAGGCAATATTTTCTGATACCGTTGGATTTATTTCCGAACTTCCAACATCGTTGGTTGCTGCCTTCAGAGCAACGCTAGAAGAGGTCTTGGAAGCTGACATTATCATTCATGTTCGTGATGCATCGCACCCGGACACCGATATTCAGCGCCATGATGTTGAGCTGGTTCTAAAAGAGCTAGGCGTTGATATTGAAAGCGAAACCGTCGGTACACCGATTATTGAAGCCCTCAATAAGCTCGATCTTCTTTCAGAAGATCAACGGCTTGAACTAGAGAACCGCGAATATCGCTTGCCTGATTACTGTGTGATTTCTGGCCTGACAGGACAAGGCTGTGAAGGGTTGATTGGTGCAATTGATGAAATACTTAGTAAAGCAGATCAACACCTAACGCTTCATATTCCCTATAGTGATGGCGCAACACAAGCGTGGTTACATGCAAATGCGAATATAATCAAAGAAGAAGTGGGTGATGATGGTATCACTTACGAATTTACTGTTGATCCGATTGCTTGGGCACGCCTTGATTACAAGGCTGATTAA
- a CDS encoding glycerophosphodiester phosphodiesterase family protein, producing MRYLRNFLIAFLFTQTLVTNALLAAEDTIEILGDDVPRHYISIPEGKLPQFLSWHPVRIPFVSAHRGGPMPGYPENAIETFDHALKYGPALIELDIVQLKDGTLVLMHDDTLDRTTTGTGNIKEKTWDEIKDLYLKDNDGNVTKFRIPTLEQTLLWGKGRALLNLDFKRGTDFKKVADLIRKTGSIDHVIAISYNMGMAKALHSAHPDMAMSVSINDLDDIKEIKESGLPLDRLVAWTGLRELDASVYKAIHDEGWLATIGTLGFDERGIDNQIIASGNEERYQELVIKGGDILATDRHWAVQKVIRNPNFFYFVRSPKRSVR from the coding sequence ATGCGTTATCTTCGCAACTTTCTGATTGCATTTCTTTTTACCCAGACTTTGGTTACAAATGCCCTTTTGGCGGCTGAGGATACTATTGAAATTCTCGGCGATGATGTCCCGCGTCATTACATTTCGATACCTGAAGGGAAGTTGCCGCAGTTTCTTTCGTGGCATCCTGTTCGTATCCCCTTTGTAAGCGCGCATCGCGGCGGCCCTATGCCGGGGTATCCCGAAAATGCAATTGAAACATTTGATCATGCCCTTAAATACGGCCCCGCACTGATCGAACTGGATATTGTTCAGCTTAAGGACGGTACCTTGGTTTTGATGCATGATGATACGTTGGACCGGACGACCACAGGAACAGGAAATATCAAAGAAAAAACCTGGGACGAGATCAAAGATCTGTATCTCAAGGATAATGATGGGAACGTTACCAAGTTTCGAATTCCAACCTTAGAACAAACCCTTTTGTGGGGTAAGGGCAGGGCGCTCCTTAACCTTGATTTCAAACGCGGTACAGATTTTAAGAAGGTCGCTGATTTGATCAGAAAAACGGGTAGTATCGATCATGTTATTGCGATTTCCTATAATATGGGAATGGCCAAGGCACTGCATAGCGCGCACCCTGACATGGCGATGTCGGTTTCAATCAATGACCTTGATGATATTAAAGAAATCAAGGAAAGTGGCCTGCCGCTTGACAGATTGGTTGCCTGGACAGGGCTTCGGGAGCTGGACGCTTCCGTTTACAAAGCCATTCATGATGAGGGTTGGTTGGCTACGATTGGCACGCTTGGTTTTGATGAAAGAGGGATTGATAACCAGATTATCGCTTCTGGCAATGAAGAGCGCTACCAAGAGCTTGTCATTAAAGGCGGTGATATCCTCGCGACAGACCGCCACTGGGCTGTGCAGAAGGTTATCCGTAATCCGAATTTCTTCTACTTTGTTAGATCACCAAAACGTTCTGTTCGCTAA
- a CDS encoding TerB family tellurite resistance protein, whose translation MWGKVSELLGLGNESTTKANELHLATAALMVHVSLVDDNFTAEERSQLLENLQTRFHISQDDAEQILKDAEAEQKDTTCLYRFTKVITGELDQDGRQQIIKLLWQVAFADGHIDDFEKNIIAKVGGLLGVSAKDRIALKHEVEAA comes from the coding sequence ATGTGGGGAAAAGTTTCTGAGCTATTGGGGTTGGGTAATGAGAGCACTACCAAGGCCAACGAGTTGCATTTGGCTACCGCTGCACTGATGGTGCATGTGTCATTGGTCGATGACAACTTTACGGCTGAGGAACGTTCGCAACTTCTTGAAAACCTTCAGACTCGTTTTCATATATCTCAGGATGATGCAGAGCAAATCCTGAAGGATGCTGAAGCTGAACAGAAAGATACGACCTGTCTGTATCGCTTTACAAAAGTGATTACGGGTGAGTTGGATCAGGACGGTCGGCAGCAGATTATTAAGCTCTTGTGGCAGGTAGCCTTTGCTGACGGGCATATTGATGATTTTGAGAAAAATATCATTGCCAAGGTTGGCGGCCTTTTGGGGGTTTCAGCAAAAGACCGTATTGCCCTTAAGCACGAGGTTGAAGCAGCCTAA
- the mazG gene encoding nucleoside triphosphate pyrophosphohydrolase, with product MAGNSHKNYEISDLLDIMAKLRDPDTGCPWDIEQDFKSIAPYTIEEAYEVDEAIRNDDMSALRDELGDLLFQTVFHSQMASEAGHFTFDDIVENISDKMIRRHPHVFGGGTIEDADAQTNAWETQKAKERKEKAEKEGRTPSALDGVSISLPATQRAVKLQKRAARVGFDWPETLQVLDKLEEETRELIEATSLPNNTEHIEEEFGDLMFVMCNLARHLKIDPEEALRTANAKFTRRFNGVESELQKLGKTPEQSTLDEMDALWDKVKEAEKSRP from the coding sequence ATGGCAGGCAACTCCCATAAAAATTACGAAATCAGCGACCTACTGGATATTATGGCAAAGCTCCGTGATCCTGATACCGGGTGCCCTTGGGATATCGAGCAAGATTTCAAATCAATTGCTCCCTATACGATCGAAGAAGCCTACGAAGTGGATGAAGCCATTCGAAACGATGACATGTCAGCCCTTAGGGACGAACTAGGCGACCTGTTGTTTCAAACAGTCTTCCACAGTCAAATGGCAAGTGAAGCTGGTCATTTTACCTTCGATGATATCGTTGAAAATATTTCTGACAAAATGATAAGGCGCCATCCCCATGTATTCGGTGGTGGTACAATAGAAGATGCAGACGCCCAGACAAATGCATGGGAAACCCAGAAAGCCAAAGAGCGTAAAGAAAAAGCCGAGAAAGAAGGCCGTACACCATCAGCCCTGGACGGCGTTAGCATATCGCTTCCAGCAACTCAGCGGGCTGTCAAACTTCAGAAACGTGCTGCACGGGTTGGCTTTGACTGGCCTGAGACGCTACAGGTTCTGGATAAATTAGAAGAGGAAACACGCGAACTTATTGAGGCCACATCACTACCAAATAATACAGAACATATCGAAGAAGAATTTGGTGACTTGATGTTTGTGATGTGCAATCTGGCCCGTCACCTAAAAATTGATCCAGAGGAAGCACTTCGCACAGCCAACGCAAAATTCACAAGACGTTTCAATGGTGTAGAATCAGAACTTCAGAAACTGGGTAAAACACCTGAGCAGTCAACTCTAGATGAAATGGACGCGCTTTGGGATAAGGTAAAGGAAGCTGAGAAAAGCAGGCCTTAG
- a CDS encoding MBL fold metallo-hydrolase — protein MKHMKTISIAALLSGMIIPATNQISALPLLQNDTPTPFSFETWRAGQQANEPDFHVQSIDANTLVIRQSLRDTFEAPFMYLIFGMDKAVLIDTGVKSTSLRRVIDREIDIWLSANQKSSIELIVMHSHGHGDHVGNDYAFKSRPNTIVVGHKPEEVAKFFSIADWPTDLASLELGGRSITVIPTPGHHPSHVMVHDPMNDILFSGDMIYPGKLYFQCAKADTYMQSLNRIIEYAEKEDIKWLLGGHIELPSNSNTAFPFNQKSRENEHQLALPVDILNRIRIALNDMSDELVVKEFQDFTLFPHPATPQGKQPPNWCNE, from the coding sequence ATGAAACATATGAAAACGATCAGTATAGCAGCATTACTTTCAGGTATGATCATACCTGCAACCAACCAGATATCTGCCTTACCGTTGCTCCAAAACGATACGCCAACTCCATTTTCCTTTGAGACTTGGCGCGCAGGACAACAAGCCAATGAACCGGATTTTCATGTTCAAAGCATTGACGCAAATACTCTTGTAATTCGCCAATCGCTCAGGGATACATTTGAAGCACCCTTTATGTATCTTATCTTCGGAATGGATAAGGCGGTTCTGATTGATACAGGGGTTAAAAGCACAAGCCTGAGACGTGTTATTGACAGGGAAATTGATATATGGCTATCAGCTAACCAGAAATCCAGTATTGAACTGATTGTTATGCATTCACATGGACACGGTGATCATGTCGGTAATGATTACGCCTTCAAATCACGCCCTAACACTATTGTAGTTGGTCACAAACCTGAGGAGGTCGCCAAGTTTTTTAGTATAGCCGATTGGCCGACTGATCTGGCCAGCCTTGAATTGGGCGGTCGGAGTATCACAGTAATTCCGACGCCGGGGCATCATCCCTCACATGTTATGGTTCATGACCCTATGAATGATATCCTGTTTAGCGGCGATATGATTTATCCAGGAAAACTATATTTCCAGTGTGCAAAAGCAGATACATACATGCAATCGCTCAATCGAATTATTGAATATGCTGAAAAAGAAGATATCAAATGGTTGCTTGGCGGGCATATTGAACTACCGAGCAACTCAAACACGGCCTTTCCATTCAACCAGAAGTCTCGGGAGAACGAGCATCAACTTGCTTTGCCTGTTGACATCCTTAATCGGATCAGAATCGCATTAAACGATATGAGCGATGAGCTCGTCGTAAAAGAATTTCAGGATTTTACACTATTCCCACATCCGGCAACCCCGCAGGGCAAGCAACCACCTAACTGGTGTAATGAATAA
- a CDS encoding MarR family transcriptional regulator, whose translation MQKNTYIDGHPLQAAFVANIWERFVELVVMQGEDILSDVDIEFPSRAVSSILLIGDNEKLTVADIAKTLNQPHQLVTQRIDLLLDLNVVERVPDPVDKRRKIIQLTPKGHEQYKALKARLIEAEAAFLELFDELGCDLSKLAVRAIDLLQNRPLLSRIQSQSTT comes from the coding sequence ATGCAGAAAAACACTTACATCGATGGCCATCCGCTGCAGGCCGCGTTCGTCGCCAACATTTGGGAACGTTTCGTAGAACTTGTTGTAATGCAAGGTGAAGACATTCTCTCTGATGTCGACATTGAGTTCCCCTCAAGAGCCGTATCTTCTATCCTTCTCATCGGTGACAATGAAAAGCTAACTGTTGCCGACATCGCCAAAACGCTTAATCAACCCCATCAGTTAGTCACGCAGCGTATCGACCTTTTGCTCGACCTGAACGTTGTTGAACGTGTACCCGATCCTGTTGATAAACGCAGAAAAATTATTCAACTAACTCCCAAAGGCCATGAACAATATAAGGCGTTGAAGGCCCGTCTCATTGAAGCCGAGGCTGCGTTCCTTGAGCTCTTTGACGAACTTGGGTGCGACCTTTCAAAGCTTGCAGTGAGGGCCATTGATCTCTTGCAGAACAGGCCCCTTCTCTCTCGAATACAATCACAATCAACTACATAA